Part of the Drosophila pseudoobscura strain MV-25-SWS-2005 chromosome 2, UCI_Dpse_MV25, whole genome shotgun sequence genome, AAGCATGCTGGCTTTGCTATTTGGATGAGGCGTTGCACCTTCTGTTGCTCCCCTTTAATGCGTTGCAGCTCCAGCTAGAGAGAAGAGGCAGAGGGTCAGTCAAGCAAACATCAactttaatttctttttactAACCCGAAGCTTTTTGATCTCCGTTTTGTCCACATGCCATATATCCACGCTGAGACTGTTCATAAAATTGTCTAGATCGTAGCTGGCACTCAGTTGCTTGGTGGCCTCTTCCTTGGCTCGTTTTTCCTTCAGCTGGTAAGTGGCGATCTCGAACTCCACCTTGCCCAACTCTGACAGGAgatctgtttgctgttttagCTGTCAAAGAAAAGCAACAGAGCAATAAGAATTGTCTTTAGAATTATCTTCGTTTGACTTACCAAATCTTCATATGTGAGGGGGCCATTGGAGCCTGCGGTTGCCTTGCGCTGCTTCTTACGGGCAACATCCCCAGTGCGATCCCAGAACTCATCCTCGTCGTCAGAGTCTCCAGCCTTCAAAATCTTGCGCTTTTGTGCCTCTTGGTTGGCCTGTCGCAGCACGCCATGTCTGTCCAGAGTGCGACATGCCTCCAGGGCGCACTGCACCACGCAATCCTTCTTGCGTCCTTTGTGGTTGACTTCTATCATAATCGGCCTGCCATTGAAATCGTCCAGGGGAAGCTCCACTCGACAGACAAACGATCCCTGCGATAACTCGTCGCACTTGTATTCCAGATTTAGACCCTCGCGCTCGAAGAATCCACGCAGTGTCTTCTTGGGATCGTCGAAGAAGAGGTCATCGTTGTTGAAGCTGGCAAATGGGTTATGTGTGAGATCGGTTTCCTCGTCGGCATCCTCTCCCATTCCCCAGCTGACGCCGTCGTTCCGTTCGCGTTCCTGCTCCTCCACGATTTTGCGCTGTTTCtcagccgcagcggcagccaccTCCCGTTCACGCTTTTCTCGCAGCTCGCTAATCGACAATTCCGACTCTGGCTCCGCATCCGCATTGGGTCCTTGCAGTATGTAGATCCGCGAGCTGCCACCCAGTTTGAGCATGTGTCCCACACGCATACGTATATATACCTTGGACGGCACGCGCTGTTTGTTGAGGTATGTGCCATGGGTGCTGTCGAGGTCATAGATGTACCAACCCTCGGGCCTGTCGTTCTTCGCTGGCTTTTCGGAATGatgctcctcgtcctcgtagTGGTGGTCGTGGGAAGGCTTCGGTTTGTACTGCAGCACGGCGTGGAAGCGTGAAATTGTGGGATGCGCGGCGGACACATCATTCTCGGGCAGCCGCCCAAATGTCCAAATAGCCTGTTGCTGCAACTGCCTCACCTCGTCAATGATCTGGCCTGACTTGAGCACCTCAAATTTGTAAGTTTGGTCGGCCGGTGGAGGTGCAGACCATCGGGGCACCTTGTAGGGACAAATTGCTGGTATTATATTTCTTGAATTGGCCGGCTCCTCGGTGGTTTCGATCTGCAGCCATAGTGGATTCTCTACCACAGTGGGTTTGTATTTCGGCAATGGAGCGGGCACCTTAAACTCGTCCATTTTTGCAAATAATGCAAAATATGGTATACTTTGGGAGGTAAACAACTACCTGGATTTTCTTCTGCACAGCTGATTTCTGTTGCACCTATACTTCATTCCAATGCAGAGCATCGATATATAGTTTCTGGTATTCGATGTTTTATTTGTACAAAACTTCCACCACTACGACGAAGCCGCCGAGGACTACTAAATTTGATTTCTACCTGAAATAACCTTCAATAATGTTGATAGGCTATTATTTGGCTGCAAGGGCCCATGCATGATAAGACAAATGCATCTCAATAACCAAATAGTATACTTTTTCGATGTAATCAAGTCACTGAATTTCTTGCACCTCTGCTGCAATCGATGTTTATCTCACCACTAATTTGCTATATTTGGCATTTTACAACACCGTCGCAATTGAACCGTCGCGgtgtttttttaaaatttttttgattctgtttatttatttatttattagctaaataattttaataataatagtataGTTATTTATGAAAGTAAGGGTACACTTTTAATGGCGTTCTCGCAATCACTGGACATCGACGAGAGCGCCTTGCGGGAGCTAGATCATTTGGTTGTTGCGCCgccagcagaaacagcagccaaGGGGCCGAAATGCAACGCCAGCCGGGAAAATTATTCCGAGTATTTTCAGGACGAATTTTCGTTCGTGATCAATCAGGAAGAAAGGAAGCAGGGGGATCCGGAAAATGCCGACATCTCGTCTGTTTTCGAAGCGCAGGTGTGCACAGAAGATGTCTGCTCGGAGAGGAATGAAGAAGCGGAGGAGCCGCCCAATCTGGATGAGAGCAGCTTCCTCTGTCCTGTAAGGGATGAGGAGTCCTGCAAACAGTTGGAGGTGGATCTCTTGCGGAGTCGTACGATGGCTAAGGGATCCCCGGACATATCCCCCACTCCAAAGTCCAGGGAAACTACAATGATAACCCAGAATCTTAGCAAAATGTCGCCAAACCAGCTTCTGGTATCGCAGACCCCACCAAACGCGAGTATCTGCCAGGCAGTGAATACACCGACCAATGTACCAGTGGACGTGGAAGCACTCAAGTCGCTCTCAGCCTGGAATCTGCCCCACAGTATCCTGGCCGAGTACAAGAGGAAGGGCGTTGTACAAATGTTCGACTGGCAGGCCGAGTGCCTCAGCAAGCCTCGCGTTGTCTTTGAACATTGCAATCTGGTCTATTCGGCGCCCACATCGGCAGGCAAGACGCTTGTTAGTGAAATACTTCTCCTGAAATCTGTCCTGGAGCGGGGCAAGAAGGTTCTCGTCATACTGCCCttcatctcggtggtgcgcgAGAAGACATCATACCTGCAGGATCTTCTGACGCCCGCGGGCCATAGGGTGGAAGGCTTCTTTGGGGGCTACACACCACCCGGTGGCTTCGACAGCATTGACGTCGCGATTTGCACGATAGAAAAGGCCAATTCCATAGTCAACAAGCTGATGGAGCAGGGAAAGCTGGATGTAATCGGCACTGTGGTGGTCGATGAGGTACATCTCATATCGGAAAAGGGTCGCGGCTACATACTGGAGCTCTTGCTGGCCAAGATTCTGTACATGTCCCGCAAGAATGCCCTCCAGATCCAAGTGATCACGATGTCGGCTACCCTGGCGAATGTGGAACTCCTGCGCCGTTGGCTGGATGCCGAGCTGTACATCACAAACTATCGCCCAGTGGCCCTGCAGGAGATGATCAAAGTGGGCACCAAAATCTATGACCATCATCTGGAATTTCAGCGCGATATCACCCAACAGTCGGAGGTGCCATGCTTGACCAACGATTCGGATCATGTGGCCCAGCTGTGCATCGAGACCCTGCTCGAGGGCTGTTCCGTCATTGTATTTTGCCCATCAAGAGACTGGTGCGAGAGCCTTGCGGTGCAGCTTGCCATAGCCATTCATGGTCTCATCAAATCGGGCACTGACCTGAGCCGACGCCTTCGCTCTAATCTCAATCCAGAGGCCATTGAAGATgtgaagcagcagctgcgggaTATACCCACAGGTTGGTTTGTTTTCGTTTGTCCTTGTATATGGAGAACATGTACTAATCTTCTGTTTGCAGGACTCGATAGTACCATGTCCAAGGCCGTTACCTATGCCTGCGCGTTCCACCATGCCGGGCTTACCACAGAAGAGCGCGACATTGTCGAGGCCTGCTTCAAGGCTGGAGCCCTGAAGGTTCTCGTGGCCACAAGCACTCTTAGTTCGGGGGTCAATCTGCCGGCGCGTCGCGTCATCATACGTTCCCCCCTCTTTGGAAAGAACCAGATGAGTTCCCTCACATATCGCCAGATGATCGGCAGAGCTGGACGCACGGGAAAGGATACGCTAGGCGAGTCCATACTGATTTGCACGGAATCCAATCAAAGGGTGGGTCGTGATCTTGTCCAGGCGCAGCTACAGCCCATTTCTTCTTGCCTGGAAATGGATGAAAGTGTATGTATCGATTTTTCTGACAGAGCAGCCACGAAAATTCACGAATTTCCCATTGCAGACGCATCTAAAACGAGCGCTCCTGGAAGTGATTTCAGCTGGTGTGGCCAGCACGAGACAGGAAATTGATAGCTTCGTCAACTGCACTCTACTGAGTGCTGAGAAGGCCATGGCCAAGCTGtccgaagagcagcagcagggtgCCGAGGACTGCAGCTCGCATTTCATCGACGATGTCCTGGACTTTCTCGTTGACTACGAGTTCATTCGCCATCAAGTGGACGAGGAGGCGGGAACAGCGAACTATGTGGGCACCCACCTAGGAGCCGCCTGCTTAGCATCTTCCATGCCGCCCGGCGATGGCCTCATTCTTTTCGCAGAGCTGCAGAAAGCGCGCCGCACCTTTGTG contains:
- the LOC4801346 gene encoding kanadaptin, which produces MDEFKVPAPLPKYKPTVVENPLWLQIETTEEPANSRNIIPAICPYKVPRWSAPPPADQTYKFEVLKSGQIIDEVRQLQQQAIWTFGRLPENDVSAAHPTISRFHAVLQYKPKPSHDHHYEDEEHHSEKPAKNDRPEGWYIYDLDSTHGTYLNKQRVPSKVYIRMRVGHMLKLGGSSRIYILQGPNADAEPESELSISELREKREREVAAAAAEKQRKIVEEQERERNDGVSWGMGEDADEETDLTHNPFASFNNDDLFFDDPKKTLRGFFEREGLNLEYKCDELSQGSFVCRVELPLDDFNGRPIMIEVNHKGRKKDCVVQCALEACRTLDRHGVLRQANQEAQKRKILKAGDSDDEDEFWDRTGDVARKKQRKATAGSNGPLTYEDLLKQQTDLLSELGKVEFEIATYQLKEKRAKEEATKQLSASYDLDNFMNSLSVDIWHVDKTEIKKLRLELQRIKGEQQKVQRLIQIAKPACLPYTTSSATATITSASQEGNNGAKKQLPMIGKRNQFSKFKVVTALPSSRATVQSNAFAPDEEEIEEEEVKGKQAKLAKETETVAKPSTLQNENLPESKPTAEAAVAAPQAAPKPTTSEEAVVQQEYNFLSTSVLSEVATFPTELFLAFPLTEAIDDISTLTATTQEESPEDAAAQKKRRQRAPRQRNNKQRQDVDMDMNELVEHEDTEKYAKWVPPTNQSGDGITHLNEKFGY